From Elusimicrobiota bacterium:
GACCTTAATTTTTTTACAATAGTTTGCGCGTCGTAAGACATAAACCTGCTGGGTGACTGGCCCATCCGAATCGGTCCGACAACTTCAATAACTGCTATCGATTGTTTAGGAGTTGGATTTAAGCCGGCAAGCGTTTGCCTTGGTTTTTGAGTAATTAATGGTTTTTTGGTGAAGAGCATTGTTAACGAGGTCAGAAGGCTTATAAAATATAAGCCCAGTACAGCATAGACTATTGTGTTTTTTTTCACTTTGTGGGTTCCCCTTTTATTTTAAGCAGTCCTCTGAAATTCTCCGAGCGTAAGCTCGCGGGATATTTACCATATTTTTCTAATAGTTCAAAGTTAAAGTGCCTCCAGCGGGAGTCGAACCCACATCACCAGCTTCGGAGGCTGATGCTCTATCCATTGAACTATGGAGGCAATGATAATCTCAAATTTCAAATTTGAAATCTTTAAGCTTAGCTATTGCAGATTGAAGTTTCGAAAGATCTTTTCCGCCGCCCTGCGCGAAATCCTTTCTTCCTCCGGCAGAGCCGTCAATCAATTTTGCAAATTCCGCGGCTGGTTTTGACACGTCAATTCCCGATTCGATGACGTCTTTTGTAGCGCTTATGACAAAAGATATTTTGTCTTCGGCCGAGTTGATAACCATAACAACTGCGTTTACTTTATTTTTATCTTTTGCATTATCCAATATTGTGCGGAGGCTTTTTGCCTGCAAATTCGGGTCAGCAAGGTTTTGAACAATTAATCGTACATTATTTTTCAATTTAAATTCACTCTGGCCTGAGTTTGTATCAGCCGAGCCGGACTGGGTCCTGATTTTTTCGATTTCTTTTTCAAGCTGTTTTTCCTGCGATATAAGCTGGTCAACTCTTTTTTGCAATTCTTTTCTTGAAGCCTTAAGCTTTTGGCTTATGGCGGAAAGCACAAATTCATTATCTGAAACAAATTTCAACGCCATGGTTCCGCAAACGCCTTCTATCCTGCGCACGCCGCTTCCTACGGAGGTTTCACTTAATATTTTGAACAGGCCTATTTCGCCCGTATTTTTACAGTGGGTACCCCCGCAAAGCTCGGCGCTGTAAGCGGATTCAATATTGTCTCCTACAAAAACGCACCTGACATCTTCTTTATACTTTTCTCCGAACAATGCGGTCGCATTGAATTCTTTTGCCTTTTTTAGGGTAGTTATGCAGGTGTTTACATTGAGGCATTCCATAACTTTTTCATTAACTAGCTGCTCAATTCTTTCAAGTTCCCTGTCATCAATGGCTTTGAAATGCACAAAATCAAACCTGAAACGATCCGGGGCTACCATAGATCCTGATTGAGTAGCGTGTTCACCCAAAACTGTCCTTAATGCTTTATGAAGCAAATGAGTTGATGTGTGATGCCTCATGATATTTTTTCTGTTTTCGGTATTTACCTGAGCGTTTATTTTGTCGCCTACGGAAAAAGCGCCTTTTTCAACCTGGATTTTATGGATGATTACATTTTCGACAGGTTTTTTTGTATCTAATACATTTGCGGTTGAAAATGAACTTTTCAGGATTCCGGTATCCCCCACTTGCCCGCCGGATTCTGCGTAAAAAGGAGTAACATCAAGCACGATTTCAGCAAAATCTTTTTCATTTATTGTATTCGTTTCTTTGCCGTCTTTTATGATGTTTTTAATTATAGATTCAGAGGTTAAAGTTTCATAACCGGTGAATTTAGTTGTGTTTAATTTTTTATAAACGCCGGTATCTGCGACTGTAACGCCTTTCCAGGATGATTTGGCAATATCCCGGGCTGATTCCTGCGCGGATATGAAATCTTTTTCGTTAAAAGTAATTCCGTGCTCATCCAGGATTTCTTTTGTAAGCTCTTTCGGGAAACCGAAAGTGTCGTATAAATTGAAAACATCTTTGCCTGAAATTGCTTTGTCACCAGATTTCGATTTATCAATAAGGCCATTCAGCAAATTCAACCCTGTATCGAGCGTTTCAATAAATTTTTCTTCTT
This genomic window contains:
- the alaS gene encoding alanine--tRNA ligase, whose amino-acid sequence is MTSNELRKAFLEFFKKNGHHVISSDSLIPSSDPTLLFSSAGMVQFKKYFLGEDKMSPPRAVSCQKCFRTSDLDQIGYTARHLSFFEMLGNFSFGDYFKKEAIAWGWEFLTKVAKLPENKLYITVYKDDNEALELWSKIVSKERIYKLGDDTNFWTMGPAGPCGPCSEILFDNGKELGCGKPDCSPACSCDRWLEIWNLVFTQFDRSESGELKPLAAKNIDTGMGLERLSRAVNNKKTVFETDLFFPVIQELEKLFACKYGKNPKTDTSLNIISDHIRSITFLISDGILPSNEGRGYVLRRLIRRALRQGKLLGYDKPFLYKLSNKVIEMMKDSYSELPLRRENIAAVTKMEEEKFIETLDTGLNLLNGLIDKSKSGDKAISGKDVFNLYDTFGFPKELTKEILDEHGITFNEKDFISAQESARDIAKSSWKGVTVADTGVYKKLNTTKFTGYETLTSESIIKNIIKDGKETNTINEKDFAEIVLDVTPFYAESGGQVGDTGILKSSFSTANVLDTKKPVENVIIHKIQVEKGAFSVGDKINAQVNTENRKNIMRHHTSTHLLHKALRTVLGEHATQSGSMVAPDRFRFDFVHFKAIDDRELERIEQLVNEKVMECLNVNTCITTLKKAKEFNATALFGEKYKEDVRCVFVGDNIESAYSAELCGGTHCKNTGEIGLFKILSETSVGSGVRRIEGVCGTMALKFVSDNEFVLSAISQKLKASRKELQKRVDQLISQEKQLEKEIEKIRTQSGSADTNSGQSEFKLKNNVRLIVQNLADPNLQAKSLRTILDNAKDKNKVNAVVMVINSAEDKISFVISATKDVIESGIDVSKPAAEFAKLIDGSAGGRKDFAQGGGKDLSKLQSAIAKLKDFKFEI